In Oryza sativa Japonica Group chromosome 1, ASM3414082v1, the genomic stretch TtatgaatttaactatttagtaGCGACTTTAATACAACActgacatattttttttaaaaaagtaaatttTGTATATGGCTAGAAATagaaatggtaaaaaataacattattttgatatttatttttatggaaaCGATATCGGTTCGGTTGGGAATTTCCGTACCATTTTCACCCATAGACATCATGACACCGAAGCATTGTAGCCTTTTCAAGAAATCTTAGATATGATTTTCACATAGAGGATCATGTTAGTGAAGGAGAGGAAGATTACTTGGCAATGCTCTCAAGGGGGATCGCAGCACCCAAAGCGTCGTCCTTTTTTTAGCTTAGGCTTTTTTGCATGGAGCCTACATGCTTTCCTATTGCCGTTGTGGCCTCACCATCCACCTAGCCAGCCACAACCATTCAAACCATTGCCAACACATGGCTAATGCGCAGCGACACCCCTCTACCCGACTCCTCGCGAATTGTTCTCGCTCTTGTTACCCGACCCATTTGTCTCACTCTCACCGTGGAGCTCCATATGGCTGAATCTAGAAGCAGATCggccacaatttttttttgttttgggtaggggtgggggtggggggctCTATAAAGAAGGGGAGATCAGATCGGAAAAAACAAGATGGCGGGACAAGATGACTCGCCATCACCGTTCTCAAGATGCAACAGCCCTCCTCCCCTGCTGCCTAAGCCACTGGCACACCCCTCACCATGGTACTCCTTGCTACCATATCTAGAAGTAGACCTGCCATACAAAGAGAGAGCCAAGCCAGGTAGCAAAAGACAAACTGCAGCCACCATTTGACTCTATGTGGCCAAATCCAAGCACTTTATCTTGTCAACCTCTTCTCCACAACTAGCCACCAGCCTCATCATCGATCTAAAGGCATTTGTCTCCAGCCTTCATGCGGGTGGGCTTGCCCCACAGCCATCACCAACCTCCACACCTAGACCACGGTCGCCATCGTCATGCCTTGCATCCGCCGCTCCACCATGTGCATTGGCCTCCTGCCTCACCACTGCCCCCCGTCAGCCACCGACCACCTTGCCTGAATATGGACATCTAAAgtagcaaaaagaaaaggtttCATGGTATGTAATTGGGCCATGTAATCAACTAAATGGGACCattgaataaaataaaagaaactaTGCCAATCGTTGGGTACATACATAGTTCTTCCTAGTCTCCACTAAGGAAATACCCTATATCTAGCTACAGAGGCATGGATCTAGGCACTGCCATGACCACCGCTCGTCTCGAACACCTCACCGTGACCACTCTAGTGCACATGAGGGGGAGAAGAAAATAGTCCCACCTTTGTTATCTTGCAGCCGTCTGGACCTCTGATGAGTAGCTTAGGTGGTGCAAgggaggtgggggtggtggcAGCAATTGCTTGAGCTCCATCTGGCCTGGTCACCCTTGGAAGTGACACGGATAGGAGAATGCCTTGAAGATTTCAACCACTTTCATTTTAATTTGTGTTGCAAACGACAATACTATTAAGCTttgaatatatttgttttcaaaaaaatGATCTGAATATGTGAAATAATTAGGAGGTATATGACTAATCCTAACATATAAAACAAACTCCAACATCCACAATAATTTGCATGACACAATGACTACAAATCAGACATATATCATATCAAACTTGTATCAATTTACAATATTAATTTGGTCCACCGACCTAGTTGTGAGGTTTCATACTTTAGGATCGCATAACCTCATTTTATACACATCATTTAAATAGTTATCAAGAATTGAAAATGGGATGATAATTTATATTATGATTCGTATTTTGCCCTacaatagaattttttttttgaatggagCCTACAATAGATTATGATTTCATATTTCACCCTACAAAGTACAAACTTGTAATGCTGCATTCTATCAACAAATTTAGTcacatttatatttttctccATATGTATATTGAGTTTAGCCTTACAAGTTTGTAAAGTCAAATATGACATGGTAATTTAGGTTAATTTTTTCTAACTATTTATTAAGGCATGAAATGACTTTCCCATGGTAACCTTAATATTGGAACGGGGAAAAAGATAGAATTCCAGTTTGTGCTTCTATATGACTTACTTTCACTCAATATCTCAAAATGTTTTCCctattatgatttttttccttttcttttacccTCTAGCATTTTCTTTTACCCAGGTTGTTCTGTATTACATCTACTTGGGAGTGGGAACATCAATGGCTTCTTTTCTCCGTAAGAATGCTTAATCTCAAGCTATATGTTGGGGGCATGTAAAACACCACAATTAACATATCGCCTCATAGTACATCTTAACGATGTAGATGAGAGAAGGGTAAGAGAGGAAGGGCATATATATGCACAACTATATTATGAGCACAAAGTACAAACGAGTGACATTAGTTGTCATATTTTATGTCTCTTGCATATGCCTATATGTTGAATTTTAAGTTGTTTTTAGTTGAACTTCCAAAAGAAAAATACCCCTATcaaccattgtacatgcccttaaaCCATCAACTCCGTAGAAATTATTTAAGATCACTAGCAAGAGTAACATAGCGATCCACACACCAAGAGTATAAAAATGGTTTCTAAAGTTGTTGAATGTTTGGCTATTTTAATGTCATAGTTTTACTACTTGTTACCATTCCTGAACTTCATAGTCAGATCAGCAAAATGATATTAAGAGGTTTTGGTCTATTACTTCATGAGACaacagattaattaattacatttgCCACAATTAGAAAGCAAATTTACCAGTAATTTTCTATTTACAAATTTTCTGGAACAATTGGACATGTTAACAATGCAACAAAATTTCTGTTTAGTTGGGTTGTACATTCACATATGACAGAATCTCATGAGTGCTCCATCTACCTATTCCAGAGGTGTCATGTTGGACAATGGCTGGAGAAAGGCAGTCGGCATGCATTCGATCCTTGTACCTCGAAGCGATTATCACACAAGACATTGCATTCTTTGATGTGGAGATGACAACTGGAGAAGCTGCTTCTAGAATATCTGCAGATACCGTACTGATCCAAGATGCCCTTGGTGAGAAGGTAACAAGACTAAAAAGTACACTAGACTAGTCTAAATGAAACTAGAAGAAAACTTCCATTAGAGCACCATTTGAAAAGATGCACATGCATTGAgaatttttttctttggaaatAGCATTAACTAGAAAGATGTGTTTTTAGTGTTACTGggttatatatttatatagttcatccccacaaaatatagttaatgttatttctctcttctctcatgaagccaCATCATCATAATTATTTGTAGTCTTTAGATAATAGATCTATGGTAcaaattgtctcttctttcttctctcacaATAATTAGTATCAATTATACATAAAATATGCTCACCGTGCACTATATTTGCAACCACGTGCAAATTATATAAAACATTAGAAGTCATTTTGTTTTGGTTTAAAAAAGCATACTGCAACTTATTTGTACATATTAGGCAACTTAATTTCTCACAGCAACATGTCAGGGTAATTATCTAGTTTATTAATAGTACGACACTCTGTTTTTctaaagagggggggggggtccaATTTCAGTACATAGATTTCCATGCTCATGACATAATGCAAAGATCTGATGTAACACTAATAATTTGACTACTCATGTTCAGGTAGGAAAATATATACAGGTTTTGACAGCCTTTGTAGGTGGTTTTGTCATCGGATTCATAAGAGGCTGGATGCTGGCTCTTGTTGTGATGGCTTGTATACCTCCAagtattttctcttttgcaTTAGTCTCTCGATTACGGGCTCAAATATCTGGAAAGACGCATGTATCATATAGCTATGCGGGGAATGTTGTTGAGCAGACCATTGGATCTATACGAATGGTATGTTCTAATTATTTCAATTTATGACAAATAATAATGCTTAGTTTTGTACATCAATAATAATGCTTACTTGCAACTATTTaacataaaaaaacatttaaaaaaacagGTTGTCTCCTTCAATGGTGAGAAGAGAGCAATTACAATGTATAATACTCTCATAAAAAAGGCATACAAGGCCACTATCATGGAAGGGATTATCAGTGGTTTTGGAATAGGCTCTATCTTTTTTGTTGTTTACTGCAGTTACTCTCTTGCATTTTGGTATGGTGCCAAGTTAGTCATTAGCAAAGGCTACACTGGAGGGCAAGTCATCAATGTCGTATTTGCAATTTTGACTGGTTCAATGTGAGTTTCCTAATTGTTGACTCTGTAACATGATATGCTAGAGCACACTAGTACATATACTAAACATTTTGATATAGTTTCTCAGCTACCATGTTATTATCAAGTAAAAAGACTGAGGCATACTAGGCACTTGATGCCTACTTCTACAATAGTTAGAATTAACCACATTACAATATAATACTCCTTTGCCATATGCCAAAATCAAGACGAAtaatgctaaaaaaataaattaaattaaattaaataacaTGACACAACTATTTTGTTACAAGTATAGATTTTGTAAAgctttataatttttcatcatatATGTAGGAATAGGGTTTGCAACTCCATGCCTAGGTATCCAGTTCTCTTTAAAAAGATTTCTTGTTATTGATACAATTGTTATTTCACCCAATTATCTAATTATTATGGTATTAACCTATGATTATACTAAATACCATATTTCTCAACAGTGTTACTTTTGAAGCATAAGATAATATGAAACTTGTTCAACTCAACAAGTGGACCCAAACTTCATGTGTCAAATAACTATGTAGTGATGATCTGCACTATTTGGTCAACTACAAAAataggttttttttcttctttttttttgacactAAATGCATCTTTTGTTTGTAACAGGGCTATAGGTAACGCATCACCCTCTATTTCTGCTATTGCAGAAGGCCAATCTGCAGCTCATAGGTTATTCGAAATAATCAATAGAAAACCAAATATTGACATCACTGGAACTTCTGGAATAATATTAGAAGATATCAAGGGGAATGTTGAACTCAAGGATGTGTGCTTTAGCTACCCCGCAAGGCCTGAACAGTTGATACTAGATGGCTTATGTCTACAAGTACCTAATGGTACTACAATGGCAATAGTTGGGCAAAGTGGAAGTGGTAAATCAACAATAATTAGTTTGGTAGAGAGATTCTATGACCCACAGGATGGTGAAGTGTTAATAGACGGAATTAACATCAAGACCTTGAAACTCCACTGGATAAGAGGAAAAATGAGTCTTGTTAGCCAAGAGCCATTGCTTTTTATGACCTCCATCAAAGATAACATAACCTATGGTAAAGAAAATGCTACAGATGAAGAAATCAAGAGAGCAGCTGAGCTTGCAAATGCAGCAAACTTCATTGATAAGTTGCCTAATGTAGTTCCTAGATACGCCATTTGTTTCCAACAGTACCATATATACTAGTGTATTAGAATTAACTATCCCTTTTATCTTCACATGATATAGGCATATGACACAATGGTGGGTCAACATGGTGCTCAGCTTTCTGGGGGACAAAAGCAAAGGATTGCCATTGCAAGAGCTATCCTTAAAAATCCAAAAGTCCTCCTGTTGGACGAAGCTACTAGTGCATTGGATGTAGAGTCTGAGAGGCTAGTTCAAGAGGCACTAAATAGGGTCATGATAGGGAGAACTACACTCATTGTGGCCCACCGTTTGAGTACAATCAAGAATGCCGACTGCATAGCAGTGGTTCACCAAGGAAAAATAGTTGATCAAGGTAAGCCATACTTCCATACCCATTACTTGGTATTTTCTCCGTACTAAATAATCATTGTGAATCAGAGGTAGTTCAATTTGTTTCTCCAAAAATGAATGTCCCACAGGTTCCCACGATGAGTTGATCAAGGATCCCGATGGAGCTTACTCTCAACTTATTCAGTTACAACAGACTCATACTGAAGAAATGCATGATGTACAATATAGTGAGGTGTCAACTTCAAGACTTAAAAGTAGAAGTTTGTCTTTGGAACAATCAATGATCAATGATTCTCCtagaaatagaagaaaaaacTCTTTAGCAAAACATATTGGCTCATCTGGATCCGATGGATTGCACAAGCATGGTCTTACAGATGAACCTGAAGATAAAGAATGTGGTGACAACAAGGATATTAATAAAGCACCAATCAGGCGACTTTTTAATCTCAACAAGCCAGAAGCACCTATTCTACTATTAGCTATTATAACTGCTTTTGTGCATGGACTTCTTTTCCCGATATTTAGTATAATGATGTCTGGTGGTATAAGAACTTTTTACTATCCACCACACCAACTTCGAAAAGATTCTAGGTTCTGGGCTTTGATGTGCATTCTAATGGCAATCATTTCTCTGGTATCGATTCAATTAGAATATTTCTTATTTGGAATGGCTGGTGGAAAACTTATAGAACGTGTCCGCTGTTTGTCTTTCCAAAGCATCGTCCATCAAGAAGTTTCTTGGTTTGATGATCCTTCCCATTCTAGGTTTGTTACTCAAATGGATTTATAAGTTTCATTCTTATATCTAACACTTTTTTTGAATGTCAATTCACCCTTCTAAATTTTACAGCGGATCACTTGGAGCAAAGTTGTACATTGATGCTTTGAACATCCGACGCCTTGTGGGAGATAACTTAGCCATACTAGTGCAGTGCATTGTAACGCTTATTGCAGGATTTACTATAGCATTTGCTTCTGACTGGAAGCTCACATTGACCATCATGTGTCCGATCCCTTTGGTGGGTTTGCAAAATTATGTACAATTGAAGTTCTTGAAAGGGTTCAGTGAAGATGCTAAGGTGAAAACAAAGTCCCTAGTATGAACAAAGCAATTTCTACCATTTctgttttttatataaaaaattcacAGACAATCCTGACACTTTCCACATTTGATGAAGATGTGTGTTTTGTTAGATGACACCTAATTTGGTATTACAACTGACATATTTCATGATTGGCATCGCATAATGAATTTTTTTCTTGCAATATTAGTAAATATTGTTTTGCTAACTGCTAGCGATTTCTACAGGTGATGTATGAAGATGCAAGTCAAGTTGTAACTGAAGCAATTGGTAGCATTAGGACTGTAGCGTCTTTCTGTGCAGAGAAGAGAGTGATTAAAACATACA encodes the following:
- the LOC4323895 gene encoding ABC transporter B family member 4 isoform X4, yielding MASTAGRGEDDEREKKKKEGSGNDGDAGKLPFLGMFRYADGVDKALMAVGTVAAMANGMSEPLMTVVFSAVIDCFGGDDVSTVLHRVSKVVLYYIYLGVGTSMASFLQVSCWTMAGERQSACIRSLYLEAIITQDIAFFDVEMTTGEAASRISADTVLIQDALGEKVGKYIQVLTAFVGGFVIGFIRGWMLALVVMACIPPSIFSFALVSRLRAQISGKTHVSYSYAGNVVEQTIGSIRMVVSFNGEKRAITMYNTLIKKAYKATIMEGIISGFGIGSIFFVVYCSYSLAFWYGAKLVISKGYTGGQVINVVFAILTGSMAIGNASPSISAIAEGQSAAHRLFEIINRKPNIDITGTSGIILEDIKGNVELKDVCFSYPARPEQLILDGLCLQVPNGTTMAIVGQSGSGKSTIISLVERFYDPQDGEVLIDGINIKTLKLHWIRGKMSLVSQEPLLFMTSIKDNITYGKENATDEEIKRAAELANAANFIDKLPNAYDTMVGQHGAQLSGGQKQRIAIARAILKNPKVLLLDEATSALDVESERLVQEALNRVMIGRTTLIVAHRLSTIKNADCIAVVHQGKIVDQGSHDELIKDPDGAYSQLIQLQQTHTEEMHDVQYSEVSTSRLKSRSLSLEQSMINDSPRNRRKNSLAKHIGSSGSDGLHKHGLTDEPEDKECGDNKDINKAPIRRLFNLNKPEAPILLLAIITAFVHGLLFPIFSIMMSGGIRTFYYPPHQLRKDSRFWALMCILMAIISLVSIQLEYFLFGMAGGKLIERVRCLSFQSIVHQEVSWFDDPSHSSGSLGAKLYIDALNIRRLVGDNLAILVQCIVTLIAGFTIAFASDWKLTLTIMCPIPLVGLQNYVQLKFLKGFSEDAKVMYEDASQVVTEAIGSIRTVASFCAEKRVIKTYNQKCQASMKESIRSGMVGGLGFSFSYLMVYLTYALCFYVGAQFVHGGKSTFKDVFRVYFALVFTAFGISQTSAMASDSSKAHESAASILAIIDRKSNIDSSIDEGIILEKVNGTIELNHVNFKYPSRPDVQVLCDFTLGIPSGKFLQYVGLP
- the LOC4323895 gene encoding ABC transporter B family member 4 isoform X2 → MAGERQSACIRSLYLEAIITQDIAFFDVEMTTGEAASRISADTVLIQDALGEKVGKYIQVLTAFVGGFVIGFIRGWMLALVVMACIPPSIFSFALVSRLRAQISGKTHVSYSYAGNVVEQTIGSIRMVVSFNGEKRAITMYNTLIKKAYKATIMEGIISGFGIGSIFFVVYCSYSLAFWYGAKLVISKGYTGGQVINVVFAILTGSMAIGNASPSISAIAEGQSAAHRLFEIINRKPNIDITGTSGIILEDIKGNVELKDVCFSYPARPEQLILDGLCLQVPNGTTMAIVGQSGSGKSTIISLVERFYDPQDGEVLIDGINIKTLKLHWIRGKMSLVSQEPLLFMTSIKDNITYGKENATDEEIKRAAELANAANFIDKLPNAYDTMVGQHGAQLSGGQKQRIAIARAILKNPKVLLLDEATSALDVESERLVQEALNRVMIGRTTLIVAHRLSTIKNADCIAVVHQGKIVDQGSHDELIKDPDGAYSQLIQLQQTHTEEMHDVQYSEVSTSRLKSRSLSLEQSMINDSPRNRRKNSLAKHIGSSGSDGLHKHGLTDEPEDKECGDNKDINKAPIRRLFNLNKPEAPILLLAIITAFVHGLLFPIFSIMMSGGIRTFYYPPHQLRKDSRFWALMCILMAIISLVSIQLEYFLFGMAGGKLIERVRCLSFQSIVHQEVSWFDDPSHSSGSLGAKLYIDALNIRRLVGDNLAILVQCIVTLIAGFTIAFASDWKLTLTIMCPIPLVGLQNYVQLKFLKGFSEDAKVMYEDASQVVTEAIGSIRTVASFCAEKRVIKTYNQKCQASMKESIRSGMVGGLGFSFSYLMVYLTYALCFYVGAQFVHGGKSTFKDVFRVYFALVFTAFGISQTSAMASDSSKAHESAASILAIIDRKSNIDSSIDEGIILEKVNGTIELNHVNFKYPSRPDVQVLCDFTLGIPSGKTVALVGESGSGKSTVIALLERFYDPHSGTISLDRVELKNLKLSWLRDQMGLVSQEPILFNDTIHANIAYGRKGQVTEEEIIAVAKASNAHEFISSLPQGYNTTVGERGTQLSGGQKQRIAIARAILKDPKILLLDEATSALDAESERIVQDALDQVMVSRTTIVVAHRLSTIKGADVIAVIKDGSIAEKGQHDSLMRINGGVYASLVDLHSKTT
- the LOC4323895 gene encoding ABC transporter B family member 4 isoform X3, which gives rise to MPLVGKYIQVLTAFVGGFVIGFIRGWMLALVVMACIPPSIFSFALVSRLRAQISGKTHVSYSYAGNVVEQTIGSIRMVVSFNGEKRAITMYNTLIKKAYKATIMEGIISGFGIGSIFFVVYCSYSLAFWYGAKLVISKGYTGGQVINVVFAILTGSMAIGNASPSISAIAEGQSAAHRLFEIINRKPNIDITGTSGIILEDIKGNVELKDVCFSYPARPEQLILDGLCLQVPNGTTMAIVGQSGSGKSTIISLVERFYDPQDGEVLIDGINIKTLKLHWIRGKMSLVSQEPLLFMTSIKDNITYGKENATDEEIKRAAELANAANFIDKLPNAYDTMVGQHGAQLSGGQKQRIAIARAILKNPKVLLLDEATSALDVESERLVQEALNRVMIGRTTLIVAHRLSTIKNADCIAVVHQGKIVDQGSHDELIKDPDGAYSQLIQLQQTHTEEMHDVQYSEVSTSRLKSRSLSLEQSMINDSPRNRRKNSLAKHIGSSGSDGLHKHGLTDEPEDKECGDNKDINKAPIRRLFNLNKPEAPILLLAIITAFVHGLLFPIFSIMMSGGIRTFYYPPHQLRKDSRFWALMCILMAIISLVSIQLEYFLFGMAGGKLIERVRCLSFQSIVHQEVSWFDDPSHSSGSLGAKLYIDALNIRRLVGDNLAILVQCIVTLIAGFTIAFASDWKLTLTIMCPIPLVGLQNYVQLKFLKGFSEDAKVMYEDASQVVTEAIGSIRTVASFCAEKRVIKTYNQKCQASMKESIRSGMVGGLGFSFSYLMVYLTYALCFYVGAQFVHGGKSTFKDVFRVYFALVFTAFGISQTSAMASDSSKAHESAASILAIIDRKSNIDSSIDEGIILEKVNGTIELNHVNFKYPSRPDVQVLCDFTLGIPSGKTVALVGESGSGKSTVIALLERFYDPHSGTISLDRVELKNLKLSWLRDQMGLVSQEPILFNDTIHANIAYGRKGQVTEEEIIAVAKASNAHEFISSLPQGYNTTVGERGTQLSGGQKQRIAIARAILKDPKILLLDEATSALDAESERIVQDALDQVMVSRTTIVVAHRLSTIKGADVIAVIKDGSIAEKGQHDSLMRINGGVYASLVDLHSKTT
- the LOC4323895 gene encoding ABC transporter B family member 9 isoform X1, with amino-acid sequence MASTAGRGEDDEREKKKKEGSGNDGDAGKLPFLGMFRYADGVDKALMAVGTVAAMANGMSEPLMTVVFSAVIDCFGGDDVSTVLHRVSKVVLYYIYLGVGTSMASFLQVSCWTMAGERQSACIRSLYLEAIITQDIAFFDVEMTTGEAASRISADTVLIQDALGEKVGKYIQVLTAFVGGFVIGFIRGWMLALVVMACIPPSIFSFALVSRLRAQISGKTHVSYSYAGNVVEQTIGSIRMVVSFNGEKRAITMYNTLIKKAYKATIMEGIISGFGIGSIFFVVYCSYSLAFWYGAKLVISKGYTGGQVINVVFAILTGSMAIGNASPSISAIAEGQSAAHRLFEIINRKPNIDITGTSGIILEDIKGNVELKDVCFSYPARPEQLILDGLCLQVPNGTTMAIVGQSGSGKSTIISLVERFYDPQDGEVLIDGINIKTLKLHWIRGKMSLVSQEPLLFMTSIKDNITYGKENATDEEIKRAAELANAANFIDKLPNAYDTMVGQHGAQLSGGQKQRIAIARAILKNPKVLLLDEATSALDVESERLVQEALNRVMIGRTTLIVAHRLSTIKNADCIAVVHQGKIVDQGSHDELIKDPDGAYSQLIQLQQTHTEEMHDVQYSEVSTSRLKSRSLSLEQSMINDSPRNRRKNSLAKHIGSSGSDGLHKHGLTDEPEDKECGDNKDINKAPIRRLFNLNKPEAPILLLAIITAFVHGLLFPIFSIMMSGGIRTFYYPPHQLRKDSRFWALMCILMAIISLVSIQLEYFLFGMAGGKLIERVRCLSFQSIVHQEVSWFDDPSHSSGSLGAKLYIDALNIRRLVGDNLAILVQCIVTLIAGFTIAFASDWKLTLTIMCPIPLVGLQNYVQLKFLKGFSEDAKVMYEDASQVVTEAIGSIRTVASFCAEKRVIKTYNQKCQASMKESIRSGMVGGLGFSFSYLMVYLTYALCFYVGAQFVHGGKSTFKDVFRVYFALVFTAFGISQTSAMASDSSKAHESAASILAIIDRKSNIDSSIDEGIILEKVNGTIELNHVNFKYPSRPDVQVLCDFTLGIPSGKTVALVGESGSGKSTVIALLERFYDPHSGTISLDRVELKNLKLSWLRDQMGLVSQEPILFNDTIHANIAYGRKGQVTEEEIIAVAKASNAHEFISSLPQGYNTTVGERGTQLSGGQKQRIAIARAILKDPKILLLDEATSALDAESERIVQDALDQVMVSRTTIVVAHRLSTIKGADVIAVIKDGSIAEKGQHDSLMRINGGVYASLVDLHSKTT